The Oryzias melastigma strain HK-1 linkage group LG13, ASM292280v2, whole genome shotgun sequence genome window below encodes:
- the tbx4 gene encoding T-box transcription factor TBX4, translated as MLQDKSSSVTDERESRAPSSQETALPPCRSPLPVSPAPMVPSSSGPDQNMENMKVVLHERELWRRFHEAGTEMIITKAGRRMFPSYKVKVSGMNPKTKYILLVDIVPADDHRYKFCDNKWMVAGKAEPAMPGRLYVHPDSPATGAHWMRQLVSFQKLKLTNNHLDPFGHIILNSMHKYQPRLHIVKADENNAFGSRNTAYCTHVFHETSFISVTSYQNHKITQLKIENNPFAKGFRGSEDGDLRVSRIPGKEYPIISKNMVRQKIISSQNHLTGKLRAGVLSGHPQVLSSYQYDTGTPFSNSGSQDAMSNNFPQSRDPSLMYHCFKHRDNSRHLELGCKRPYLETASVLSEEHYFRSPPSYESPLVPHSYCAEAMSSREACMYGGIDTDSRVGVADADDLTSSPSVGCNMWAARQPYPHYGMEGISYQPFTAHFTNSAPIAPVPHQAPSMVSRPQADTDGFSLSTGQRGLSVAPASPSSTSTSLVVPGARNKAGLSPLYHRKPGSPMQSHRDLSAYTSQGTITLRDASHQYQGGMSSAGSHWSDS; from the exons ATGCTGCAGGACAAGTCTTCCTCTGTGACGGACGAGCGCGAGAGCCGGGCCCCGAGCAGCCAGGAGACGGCCCTGCCTCCGTGCCGGTCGCCGCTCCCCGTGTCCCCGGCTCCCATGGTCCCCAGCTCCAGCGGGCCTGATCAG AACATGGAGAACATGAAAGTTGTCCTCCATGAGCGCGAGCTGTGGAGGCGCTTCCATGAGGCTGGCACAGAGATGATCATAACCAAGGCAGGAAG GAGGATGTTTCCAAGCTACAAGGTCAAAGTGAGCGGGATGAACCCAAAGACTAAATACATCCTTCTGGTGGACATTGTTCCAGCTGACGACCACCGCTACAAATTCTGTGATAATAAGTG GATGGTGGCTGGCAAGGCGGAGCCGGCCATGCCCGGCAGGCTTTACGTTCATCCCGATTCGCCGGCTACAGGAGCCCATTGGATGAGGCAGCTggtgtcatttcagaagttgaAGCTCACAAACAATCACCTGGACCCTTTTGGACAC ATAATCCTGAACTCCATGCACAAATATCAACCGCGGCTTCACATCGTTAAGGCTGATGAGAACAACGCCTTTGGATCAAGAAACACCGCCTACTGTACCCACGTCTTCCACGAGACCTCCTTCATCTCTGTAACCTCCTATCAGAACCACAAG ATCACACAGCTGAAGATAGAAAACAACCCTTTTGCAAAAGGGTTCAGAGGTAGTGAAGACGGAGACCTGCGTGTTTCAAGGATACCAGG GAAAGAATACCCAATCATTTCTAAGAACATGGTCCGCCAGAAGATCATTTCTTCACAAAATCACCTCACAGGGAAACTTCGAGCAGGAGTTCTAAGTGGACACCCTCAAGTCCTGTCCTCTTACCAGTATGACACTGGAACTCCATTCTCCAACTCAGGCTCCCAGGATGCCATGTCAAACAATTTTCCTCAAAGCAGAGATCCCAGCCTCATGTATCACTGCTTCAAACACAGGG ATAACAGCCGTCACTTGGAGCTGGGATGCAAGCGGCCTTATCTGGAGACGGCGTCTGTGTTGTCAGAGGAGCATTACTTTCGTTCCCCGCCCTCTTATGAGTCGCCCTTGGTGCCTCACTCGTACTGCGCTGAAGCTATGTCCTCCAGGGAAGCTTGCATGTATGGGGGCATCGACACAGATTCTCGGGTGGGTGTGGCGGACGCAGATGACTTGACCAGCTCTCCGTCAGTTGGTTGCAACATGTGGGCTGCCAGGCAGCCATACCCTCACTACGGCATGGAAGGCATTTCATATCAGCCCTTCACAGCTCACTTCACCAACTCTGCCCCCATCGCCCCTGTTCCTCACCAAGCACCGTCTATGGTTTCACGGCCGCAGGCTGACACCGATGGCTTCAGCTTATCTACAGGTCAAAGAGGTCTGTCTGTTGCACCTGCCTCCCCCTCCTCTACATCCACTTCTCTGGTTGTGCCTGGCGCCAGAAACAAGGCGGGCCTTTCACCTCTGTATCACCGGAAGCCAGGCTCACCCATGCAGTCTCACAGAGACCTGTCAGCCTATACTTCTCAAGGAACGATAACCCTCCGAGATGCATCCCATCAATACCAAGGAGGCATGAGTAGTGCAGGGAGTCACTGGAGTGACAGCTAA